The following DNA comes from Anopheles arabiensis isolate DONGOLA chromosome 3, AaraD3, whole genome shotgun sequence.
ttccaATTTGAAGGAATGTGTTGCAGTGTGGCAAACAGTCATAACTTAATCGCCTCATTGTTTCACACAACGGTGCGGGTTTTGAGCACCGTTCAAAAGTCAGAGATTGTTTCACCAGCGATAAAGCCAACCGGTGGTCACTAGTGATATTTACTGTGTTTAATCATGTTGATAGATTGCGTCGCTTAATTGCCGAACCTTTTAAATCCCTGATTATTTATcacaaaatggcttcattttaaatttcttccaTTATTTTGAAACTGAATCGACATTTCTCAACTATTAAATCGTTATATCGTTGTATGGAACGAAATACACCTCAAAGCACTCGTTGAAAGTAGCCCACAATTGCTCTTTTATGTGTTTACAACCGCTACTTCAAGTGACAGCCACTTGCTGTTGAGTGAAGAGTACTTAAAACaagtaaacaacaacaaatcaaaAACTGTTTAATACGTTCCACACGTTCACATGTAGGTGATTTTCATAGTATCCTCTGTAAAGCGGCCTTCGTGCACCGACAAAACTCACCACGAATTCTCAATCAACTAAATTACTCAGATATGCGTCCCGAACACCGAAATGTAATTCACCACTCAAGCTGTGCAGCTTAGTGCCCCCACAGTTCGCAGAACTTTACCATGTCTGCGCGGTAATAGTTGCCTCGGAACACAACCCGTCGATAGCGTTTCTCACTTCACGGAAACGGCACACCCATCAACTTGATAGCCCGCGTCGGTTAAGCTGATATTCCAACTCGACCAACGACCGTTGGCGACCAACTCCAAAATGCCAACTTAACTGCATCATTAATTCCAATTCGAGCTTTCCGGGGTTTggccatcacacacacacgagaagCGTTGCCCGTTGCTAGTAATttacagacaaacaaaaccaattccAATGAAACTGCGCTGTGAAAACGGGGAAAGCTTTGCTCATCTGCTGCTAACACGAGTCGCACCGGTGTTAGTTAGCGATGCTACTGTTCCACCCGATGCGCTCTTACTAATTCGCTCGAAACTCTGCGAACCAATTCTATCTTACTGGAAATGGTATTATACCGGCATGATTATTGTTCCGATCTTGCGAGCATTCTTGCTGGATGCATTAACCGTGAAAGCGTTCGATTCCCCGAACAGCCGACTCACCACCAACGTAACACGACATGGTTGCACTGCGTAACAGCACACCAATAGATGCATGCTTTTGCGGATAGGAAttcgtgtggctgtgtgtatgttattTGGGCACCACAAATTTGGCGGGTGTTGCAGTTTATCATTTCGGCGTACAAAACCGGGGTTATAGATATAGCTTTTTAAGTTAAAATTCATACTAATGCAGTAAAATTGATTTAACTATTTCTAATCATAACGAAATCATTTCAGTTGTTCATATAGCAaccaacaaaatataaattaaattttcatcaaccCATTTTGTTGGCCAATATCATCGAATTAATCAACCATAACATAACACGTACTTTTTTGTACTTCCCACTAGCACTGTTTATTGAAAATTCCTGCTCAAATACCATGCACCGGGGTGGTATGTCAGTTCGTTCAAATTATGACTCGACTGTTCATTTGAAGTGTTCAGCAATAAATCGGGCGGGCAGACAGGGAGCGACTTCCAAAACCCACAGTTCCAGCCATAAGCGTGTGAAGCCGTTTGATCCCAAGAGAATAATAGCCTTCCGCAGTCAGTGCTGGATGCAGTGGGAGCATTATGAAGCAATATGAAAACAATCTCCTGCGGTGTCGTTTTGCGATGGCATTGACAGTGAATTACTAACATGAAAGCTGAATGTGCTTTTTACTCTCAGTCAAGTTTTCTCCCTTTAAGGCTCCATGGTCCTTAATCGAAACAATCCAAAATTGGGACAATTTGCTATCAATGACAAGGAACCCCACCCCACCGTCATGTTGAataatatactcccaccaagGCTATCCATTCTCATGCACATCCCATCACAAATGCCATTTAATAAAGTGGGAATTTCGGGGCCACAAAATCCTCAATTTAGACCGAAAACCCTCGAAACCCTGCTCAACCCATCAGCTAGACAACGAACCAAATCGTTTCCGAGCATTGCGAGCAGCATACTTGCCCCTAGCCCTAGCCCTACcaccatcatcctcatcatcatcatcacggaAACCCTGCCAGACAGTAAAGATTATATCACCCTACCATTCATTTATATCATTATTGATGGTGACGAATGGATAGGTTGCCTTTTGGAAAAAGCGCTCTCCGGAAACCTCGACCAATCTGCAACCGTTGCCGGTGCGGATAATCGAACTACCACCACCTCCTGGATGGGTGGTGGAGATTGGTGGTGGAGATGTCTTACTCGGATGGGTTGAAGATTGATGATCGGGTGTTGAAATTTATTATCTCCACTCATCCCCGCTCCGTCCATCTTGTTTTCGATCATTTTTATGTGCGATATTCAAATGGCGTCTACTATTCCTCGCATTTGACCCGAGTGAAGTATGCTGCTTGTGGAGCGGCACGAAATCAAAGGTGGCGTAGCTCGAAATCCTTAATTAAGAAAGCTCCCATTTATCATACTTCTCCGATGTCAATGAATGTGATGTGATTGTTTATTATGTGCCGTACTgagaaaatgaagcaaataatTCGATCTCTATAAGTGTATCAATTGTAAGGTTATATGAAGAATCGGATTGCACTTTGTCAAAAATCGAACTTCCCATCCAACTCACTGTGAGTGCACTCAACCACTGAAAAGCCCTTGTAGGTTGCCCTTTTCCCAGCAATCGCTTGACTGCACTGCAAAAGCTTTCAAAACTCACGAAAACTTCAGCAAACTGCAACCGACTTGCTGCCAATCTTTCAAGCACAATTGAaaaaaggttttatttttcaatctaCTCTATGTTTCCACCCCACTGCTCGGCGGGGTGGAAAATGTGAACCGCAACGCTTCAATGGTTCACAATTAACACCCCCACTGTGTCTGTCTAGACCCTGGATGTGCCCCAATGAAGTCTTCCAATGCTCATCGattgcaaccaaaaaaaaaaaagaaatgatttCAAAGTCAAACGAAGAATCTACCCTGCACTTGGTTCGTGGTACAGCCGCTTACGCTTGTGAAGTCGCTCGAAACTAAAGACTATTAGCGAGCGTTCGAACGTTCCCTTCTTGGAGGTGGCCGCGCAGCCAGCCGAACCGGGCCGAACTTTTCCACCGTTTCGCATTTGTTCTGCGAAGATATTACTACATCTTTCACGTCATCGGCAAGCAGCTCTCAAGATAATTGCACCGAAGGAGCCGGAAACCCCTGGAGCAAACTGTTACGAAACTGGTACCGGTACTGGTTGtcatgttttcttttcgttttatttcctACAAAAACCTAACCGGGGCAAAAACTGAGTTTTCCCAAGCACCacaaacaagacaaagaaGGTAAGGGAGTTGTAAAGCTCTTCTTTGAGCGCAGAAGAAATCGTGGCCCAAAATGTTACCGCCGAAGAGATATGGGCAGAGATAAATGGCATGATAATGAGATCTAATTAATTCAAAACCATGCAAATTGCACAATTTACGTGTTTTCCGGCGTTCTGGAATGGGAATGACGATAAAATGCTAAAACCGTTGTTCGGAAGGATACTCATAAATATAGGTTGAATACTCTCTTTTCCTAATTGCGCGTATTTTTGTTCTAAATCTGTTGGATGTCGGGCAATGTCTTATTTGGTTGAAGCTCGTTTAAATGGCATTTCGATTTGGTTAGTTTAAAATTTTGCCCTGTTCTATACTATAGTCCCTACAGTCCTTAGAAAGTATCTCATGTTTCATTCCATTTGTGAAATCTTTCCTTGCGTTCTCACCAAACAGAGAGCAATCGGCTGTCCAAAAGCCTCGCCTCTTTGTTGTCAATTGAATTAAGCAGACATTTAACAAGCAACTCTTTATGCTTGAACAACAGTTTTACGGAAGGGTTTGCTAATGGATTGgatcttctttcttctctgCACAACACGACACAACAAAATACATACATCGAGTGTTTTCGAAAACAATAGCCATTTATTgcaaaattattgaaattctTTTCCATGTTACTTATTGTTGGCAGAGTGTTTCAAGAGGCTTCAGAATAGttgacaaacaaataaattaatgatacTAAAATTTGAGTCACATTGCTCACCACAAAATCGTGTTAACGTTCAAAAAGAAcgtattgcataccttcaggcgctaGACTTCCAGTAGCTGTTTAATCACTTTCTGTTCATTTGTTCTCAATGGATGTGAACAATTGCTTACATTCTGACAGCAAACCAAACAATCCACACATGTGTCAAGTACTTCAATTTTCTCCTGCTCGATTTTAACATTCTTCCCACCCATGTTAATGGACTTTTCATTGTGTGCCAATCGCACGATCGCTACTAATAATGTGAACGATTTTTTTCCTGTACATcccagtgagagagagagaaaacaaaaccatcaccTTCATCACATCTGGGGCTTAATTTGAACGCCTTCCCACAGGATAGACAGAAATCGTCAAGACATTAAGACCTTCTGCGACCTGAAAGCATTCCACCGGGAGCAGGAGAGCGCGCTCAAGCAAAACCACAAAGCAACAGcatacccaaaaaaaaaaagacgcacAACGAACGCGCCACATTCTCTGCACTCAAATTCATCTTTTCAAGCTTTTGCGagctcttttctttttttgtctattttttttgctcgacACAAGTGGTGCCAACCCGGGTCCCGGGATGTCTTTCATCTGTCAACTGCAGGATATGAACGTCATAGTCCGTGTTCCCCTCGGTCGGTGATGACATTGAGCCATTTGACTCCTCTTTCTTCTGCAACGCTCACACTTACCGCTTACCCACCCTTAACAAGCTACCGTTTGTTTTCCATGCCTCCGCACCCGTACTCCCGTTTCGTATTCTAGAACATCTCCCGTGGTAGAGCGGTAgcggcaaaaagaaaaacaccttCCATCTCAAAAGTCCCGTGCCGTCCAAATTCCATCACAAAACTCTAGATGATATAAAAGTGCGCACCCTGGGTAAAAAGTGAGCAAGCGAAAATGACCAGGTAGAGCCAGAAGCGCACGGAGGCTAGCAGCACGGCGGAGGCTTGAGAATGGGCAAGGAACAACATAGAAACGAAACATGAAACGCaacgagcaaaacaaagcgttagAGCAAATATCGCCTTGGTCTTGGCCGGTACGCCTCGGTGTACGCCTCTTAAACCCCGGGGTGTGACATCCCCGACAGGGGGGAGCAGGAGGCGCAAACGCTCGCTTGGAAGGCGGTCTATGACGAGTTCATGTTCCACTTGGAATTTGTCCTCATCCCGGTGATGAGGACGTCATCTGGCAACCTCTCAACTTTCGCTCTTTGCGGTCTGAACCGTGAAAAccttttcttctccctccTCGGTACCATCCCGTGCTGGGAGAGGACAAAAAATACCCCCAGTGCCAGGAAAAAGGGAATTAATAGTGTCGGaaaaggttttcttttttgctggtCGGTGCTGGCACccctgcagcagcatcattgCAACGAGCATGAGCCCCTTTGGACGGGGAATGTCatacgggggggggggggggcgctcTGATGCAAACTGGAACTTGCAGCtcgggaaaacaaaacaaaaacgcccgTTTTTAAAACACGCTCATCGTTAGATGAGCAATGAAATGGATACAACCCCGTTGCGGATGGGAACGTGCGCATATGTGAGCAATGAGAATGCCGAACGTCGCCCTGCCCTGGGCAGCACAGTTTAAATGACACATTTGCTAGCCGCAGGACAAACGGGGTCGGTTCGCTGTTTTCGGGGTTTAAATTGGTTCAATATTCAACCGTAGTGGCAGAGTAAAATGTGGATTTTTTCCACACTcattcgctctttctctcgcctCGGTTCTCTAACTAGAAGACTGGTACTGAAATTTCAACCCGAAACCCCGATTGCAGTCACGATCGTACCCCCGGGGACTGCTGGAACACGTTTCATTAGTGCATGCTCAAATTATAGTGTCATTAGATTGCTAATTGATTAAAAACGGTTCCGGATCGAATCGCTTCAAATCCCGGTCCCGTCGCACTTTGAGCATCCTGCCTTTTTTGTCTTTGCTGCATTCCCTACAGATACGCCGTAGCGCTGCGCTATACGTACCTTATTGCATTATGCAAAAGCTTATTGCCAATTAAGCTCACATCACCGCCACACAACGCGCAGTGCTTGGTTTAATTCCATAAATCCCCGCTCTCACAATTTACTCCCAAGATGAGCGATTGATCTTTAGTTGCTTTAATATTATCAATAGAGCGCAAGACAAACACCATACGAACACGCACAACCGCGCATATGACCGTGAAATTCCAACCCCGGCCTCGGCCAGCCAGGTCTCAAAGCACTAACAAGTGGATTCTAATTAAGTTCTTGAAATTATCCTCCTGCAACAACGGTTGCTCGGTGAACCGGCAACCTGAATGCCGATTCAATTTATCGATTGCTTTAATTATCACAACGAGCCCCATCGGAACCCGAACCCCGGAGCCCTTGGCCGGACCGGATAATCAGCGAATTTTGGTATGGTTGCGCCGGTTCGGTGGAAGAGCTGATTGAGTCAATTTGGTTGCCcagagtgggtgtgtgtgtgtgtgtggtggataGTGGCGATGAACTTGTTTGTTGAGAGTGGTCTAGCATTGAATTGAATGTGTGGCatgtgggattttttttaatcaatacTTTAAGCAGTCCAGTACAACGAACCCTGGAAATGGTTGCATTATTGAACAAATGAAGGGTAAAAATGCAATAGTTCTTGTTGGTAGTTAGCCACTCAATAGTAATTTAACAAATCTAAAAGAAAAAACTCTTGAGGCCttttaaaatatcataaattAATCTAATCCTtcaacaaatttaaatttacgtCAACTGAAACTGTCCAAGGGCGTGCACCGATTATGATATATTGCATACAATCAGGCGTTTGGTTTGTGTCTGGGGAAGTTTAATAGATGGCGCTGTCAACCAGTGCTACTCAACCAGAACAGTCTACAAATACCTAAACATCATCGATTCCCCTCAAAAGCTTACAGCAATCAAAAACATCGCTTTCACATACACTtctaattttttatttctcgcaTAACATATAAAATTCAATGAAATGCTACAACAGATTtcataaacaaacagtttaaacCATTCATATCGGCGCTTACAGGCTAGCAGCTAGCGAGAGGATTCGCAATCACTCTCTCGTTCGATTTTCTACTATCTTACTAACCGTATCGTTTCATTCACAACGCAAAGGAAAGGACGGTACCGGGAACGAACGACCTACAGAAGGCAAAACGTAAACGAATAAAACTCATCTTACTCATTAAGAAATACCATACGTCTAAAAAACCTCGCgctgtgcagctgctgcacaCGCCGCCCTCCAGCAGCACACGTGAGTTGTGTCCTCGATCCCTTCATGGTTTAAAATGAACAGTacgaaataaaagaaaatggacGAATTCGACTCTGACCTTACACGCTAGAAAAATACTAAAACATCAAAGGCGTTACGCTAATCAGCTAAGAGGATGGATAAAGATCGTGCAGATATCGTTGTGGTGGTTGATAGTACTAGCGCGGTTTTCCGTGATCCGTGATGATTGCATGATAAATATACCCGGCGCCGTTTCAGACAAGGGGTTTGCACATGTAAAGCGCTCGAGAGAACAGTGTTTACACCTTCATATATTGTTATAATGTTTGATAAGGCATCTGGAGTGTAAAGAGTCTTTAAAAGGGGAGGATTGCAACGAATGCTCCCGCCGCGACGTGAATGTCCTGGAAAAGAATACCGTTTCTATTGCCGAGCCTATCTAAAGGGCAGCGAACGAAGCTGAATGAATGCTATATGGCTATTTGAACTGTTACTTGTATCGGTCAAGGATTTCCATTTGTTTCTTTGCAAGCCGAatgatttgaacacattttgttttgcagatcTGCATCCGAGCAGACGGACGCATGGAGTCTAGTAGATCCAGTTTACCGGGACCCACTGGTGCTCGTGTGACAGCTGCTCTAGCGCTTCCGTCACCTGGCGGAATGTGTCATCGAAGTCTTCGTTCACAATGACCATGTCCAGGTACTTGTCGTACTTTCGCTGGAGCAGTGCACTCTCCTCGACCGCCGATATCAAATCATCGTCCTACGAGAAGGAAAACAACCATTATTATCCAATGAAACTATATTAAACCACACAACAATTTTTCGATAAACATCAAATCACTTATGCACCATCATGCTGGGACATTTGAATTTTACCTCATACAGCGATGCCAACGATTCCAGAGTCTTTGCACGACGGGAGCTGAAGCGTATAGAGCTTTGACGATCAAACTGGAAGCAtgaacagaaaagaaacataCCACGACCACACCAGAAAAGCGAGCAATTAGTAGTTATCATGCAGCATACAACGGCACACAGAAGAACGGTACGTGTTTGTGggtttaaatatgttttgtttgtagtgTTGCGTGAAACAcatccataaaaacacaaacattcaaCTTCTGTTAATAGAAAAATCGATTCTTACATGCAAGTTCCTCGTCGATCCACTGGCCGATCTGCGCTCGGAGTACAGCAGCTTTAGCTGCTCCATTCCCGGTGCCGCAATAAACAACACGAACGGCATAAACTCGGGACTGTTGTGCAGAGTCTTCAGTGCTGCCGGTGAACAATCCAGTACACACATTTTACCTGAAATCGGGATGGATGACAGTTAGCACCATGATTACACAGATCGATCACCAAAATACTAACCTTGCCGGATAACGTCACGAATCGAATCCAGATGGGTACCGTACAGATTACCATTATGCTCACCAAACTCCAAGAACTTGTTCTCCCGGATCTCTTGCTCCATTTCTTCACGATCGGTAAACCAGTAGGCCTTGCCCGACTCCTCCAGCGGTCGCGGTTGACGTGAAGTGTCTGTAAGCAATGAGCAAAGCATACGACAGTTAACACAATGTTTTTGAGATCGAATGAATCATATATCCAATACATACGTGGCAGTACTGATCCAAACTTATCCGGATCGCTGTTGATCAGTCGGTTCTTTAGCGTTCGTCGTCCAACTCCGGCCACGCCCACCAACACCAGTGTCTTCCGCTTGAATGGTGGCATTTTGGTAACTTCCTCGTACAGCATCAGATCCGCCTTATCGAACTCGCTATTCTGCTTCGTTTTGTACAGTATCTTTCGCTTTTTCTTTGAAATCTGCAAAGAAATGACACGCTTTAATAAACTTCTTTGCTTCTCATATAAACACTCCACGCATTGACACTTACCCTTGTTCCACAAATGCCTATCTTATGCACGAAATCTGCCTCCGGAGGTACGTACGCCTGTCGGCGTTCCTCCAGCTCCTGGGACGGTATGAGCCCCGTTGGTCCATCCTCTCCCGCATGCTTCGCCTGCCACCAGTTTGGATCCTTCACGTTGATAATCTGCAGTATGTCACCGCGCAAAAACGACAGCCCAATCTCCTTGCATGGTAACAGATTGTCCTCATTTGGGTCGTAATCGAACAGGGCCCGCATATAACACTGAAAATTGAGTAACAATCGAGAGCGTAGAACAAATACGATTAGAGGAAATTGGGAAGCAACACGTTTTCTGCCAGCCCTACAAGTATCCTATCAACTAGCTTTTTTGGTTTATCTGTGAATGTAAGTCCTGAGAATGGCTGGTGCTAGATCCTGCGCGACACTACATACTACATTGTACATACATTGCAACATCGATGAAGTGCACTTTTAGCGTGGCTGTGGGTACAGAACGGGTGCCAGAGACGCGTGGTGAGACTTCCGTAACGACAAACGTCCACTCTATAGCTTGTTAGGAGGTCTTTGCTGACGTCACGTTTGAACACATAAGGCAAACGGATAACATAACTCAAATGTAAACACAAATTTCAAACTGAACACACAAAAGCAGCCAACAAACTGATAGggaaaattgccaaataaatGCTTCCAACTCACAAAACTAAAACTACACTTCAACGAATCGCAAACGCTGATCTATTTAAACAAGGTTAACGAGAGACAaaccgaacaaacaaacacacacaaaggaaaCCAGTTAGTACGGCGTCGGTGCCACAAGCACACAGAGGTACGAAACTAAAAGCTACAGCGTAACTAAACACTAACTAAAACTTAAAACCAATAAAGAAAAGCCAGTAAAGGCGTAAAACACTCCACTTACCGTCAGCTTCTTGCCCGAGTCTAAATTTCTTCCATTCTTTACCTGTCCACCGGCCATGGTGATGCGGGCAGATTTCATCTCCTCCTCGACGCTCGGCCCAATCTTCAACGTTACCGACTCCTTCGCGACCGAGATCTCGCCCTGCAGCTCCTCGGGCGTGGTCACGGGCACCCCGTTCACCTCCAGTATGACGTCGCCCGGATGGAGCAGCCCCTGCC
Coding sequences within:
- the LOC120900651 gene encoding MAGUK p55 subfamily member 6 isoform X1 translates to MVHLYQTTTAPQPSPKTVTKPASFMASLKGLFFRTNQSKPSTEGPNTRPKSLWTRSSAPQAPIASPESGSEPSSLVLPRVPEAPIQPLTVHRTVTIQLPHHGDNRYDIRSETGGKDRRRAKAAIKPVRRRSFGKRINNLWSNFGLLRSSEKIVEFANGHAAFQHVRENLTDLNGRSEANETDLVFLQGILANPAVTQLIKIQDKLEEAPAPLHPVRVDNAPLLKEVIDRCSLSRNPHARELARIFRYPHFRALLEAHDEIGETQLEKLKHPPTSATSSPGGNSQYHQASPSSETVDGSGVELLTINDMPGETIKMVGIRRNPDEPLGLTVEVDEHNQLVVARIIAGGMIDRQGLLHPGDVILEVNGVPVTTPEELQGEISVAKESVTLKIGPSVEEEMKSARITMAGGQVKNGRNLDSGKKLTCYMRALFDYDPNEDNLLPCKEIGLSFLRGDILQIINVKDPNWWQAKHAGEDGPTGLIPSQELEERRQAYVPPEADFVHKIGICGTRISKKKRKILYKTKQNSEFDKADLMLYEEVTKMPPFKRKTLVLVGVAGVGRRTLKNRLINSDPDKFGSVLPHTSRQPRPLEESGKAYWFTDREEMEQEIRENKFLEFGEHNGNLYGTHLDSIRDVIRQGKMCVLDCSPAALKTLHNSPEFMPFVLFIAAPGMEQLKLLYSERRSASGSTRNLHFDRQSSIRFSSRRAKTLESLASLYEDDDLISAVEESALLQRKYDKYLDMVIVNEDFDDTFRQVTEALEQLSHEHQWVPVNWIY
- the LOC120900651 gene encoding MAGUK p55 subfamily member 6 isoform X3; this encodes MVHLYQTTTAPQPSPKTVTKPASFMASLKGLFFRTNQSKPSTEGPNTRPKSLWTRSSAPQAPIASPESGSEPSSLVLPRVPEAPIQPLTVHRTVTIQLPHHGDNRYDIRSETGGKDRRRAKAAIKPVRRRSFGKRINNLWSNFGLLRSSEKIVEFANGHAAFQHVRENLTDLNGRSEANETDLVFLQGILANPAVTQLIKIQDKLEEAPAPLHPVRVDNAPLLKEVIDRCSLSRNPHARELARIFRYPHFRALLEAHDEIGETQLEKLKHPPTSATSSPGGNSQYHQASPSSETVDGSGVELLTINDMPGETIKMVGIRRNPDEPLGLTVEVDEHNQLVVARIIAGGMIDRQGLLHPGDVILEVNGVPVTTPEELQGEISVAKESVTLKIGPSVEEEMKSARITMAGGQVKNGRNLDSGKKLTCYMRALFDYDPNEDNLLPCKEIGLSFLRGDILQIINVKDPNWWQAKHAGEDGPTGLIPSQELEERRQAYVPPEADFVHKIGICGTRISKKKRKILYKTKQNSEFDKADLMLYEEVTKMPPFKRKTLVLVGVAGVGRRTLKNRLINSDPDKFGSVLPHTSRQPRPLEESGKAYWFTDREEMEQEIRENKFLEFGEHNGNLYGTHLDSIRDVIRQGKMCVLDCSPAALKTLHNSPEFMPFVLFIAAPGMEQLKLLYSERRSASGSTRNLHDDDLISAVEESALLQRKYDKYLDMVIVNEDFDDTFRQVTEALEQLSHEHQWVPVNWIY
- the LOC120900651 gene encoding MAGUK p55 subfamily member 6 isoform X4, whose translation is MVRFGKKETTDKRQLLASMDSMHRYGSTKLDNAAFQHVRENLTDLNGRSEANETDLVFLQGILANPAVTQLIKIQDKLEEAPAPLHPVRVDNAPLLKEVIDRCSLSRNPHARELARIFRYPHFRALLEAHDEIGETQLEKLKHPPTSATSSPGGNSQYHQASPSSETVDGSGVELLTINDMPGETIKMVGIRRNPDEPLGLTVEVDEHNQLVVARIIAGGMIDRQGLLHPGDVILEVNGVPVTTPEELQGEISVAKESVTLKIGPSVEEEMKSARITMAGGQVKNGRNLDSGKKLTCYMRALFDYDPNEDNLLPCKEIGLSFLRGDILQIINVKDPNWWQAKHAGEDGPTGLIPSQELEERRQAYVPPEADFVHKIGICGTRISKKKRKILYKTKQNSEFDKADLMLYEEVTKMPPFKRKTLVLVGVAGVGRRTLKNRLINSDPDKFGSVLPHTSRQPRPLEESGKAYWFTDREEMEQEIRENKFLEFGEHNGNLYGTHLDSIRDVIRQGKMCVLDCSPAALKTLHNSPEFMPFVLFIAAPGMEQLKLLYSERRSASGSTRNLHFDRQSSIRFSSRRAKTLESLASLYEDDDLISAVEESALLQRKYDKYLDMVIVNEDFDDTFRQVTEALEQLSHEHQWVPVNWIY
- the LOC120900651 gene encoding MAGUK p55 subfamily member 6 isoform X6; this translates as MPGETIKMVGIRRNPDEPLGLTVEVDEHNQLVVARIIAGGMIDRQGLLHPGDVILEVNGVPVTTPEELQGEISVAKESVTLKIGPSVEEEMKSARITMAGGQVKNGRNLDSGKKLTCYMRALFDYDPNEDNLLPCKEIGLSFLRGDILQIINVKDPNWWQAKHAGEDGPTGLIPSQELEERRQAYVPPEADFVHKIGICGTRISKKKRKILYKTKQNSEFDKADLMLYEEVTKMPPFKRKTLVLVGVAGVGRRTLKNRLINSDPDKFGSVLPHTSRQPRPLEESGKAYWFTDREEMEQEIRENKFLEFGEHNGNLYGTHLDSIRDVIRQGKMCVLDCSPAALKTLHNSPEFMPFVLFIAAPGMEQLKLLYSERRSASGSTRNLHFDRQSSIRFSSRRAKTLESLASLYEDDDLISAVEESALLQRKYDKYLDMVIVNEDFDDTFRQVTEALEQLSHEHQWVPVNWIY
- the LOC120900651 gene encoding MAGUK p55 subfamily member 6 isoform X2 — encoded protein: MVHLYQTTTAPQPSPKTVTKPASFMASLKGLFFRTNQSKPSTEGPNTRPKSLWTRSSAPQAPIASPESGSEPSSLVLPRVPEAPIQPLTVHRTVTIQLPHHGDNRYDIRSETGGKDRRRAKAAIKPVRRRSFGKRINNLWSNFGLLRSSEKIVEFANGHAAFQHVRENLTDLNGRSEANETDLVFLQGILANPAVTQLIKIQDKLEEAPAPLHPVRVDNAPLLKEVIDRCSLSRNPHARELARIFRYPHFRALLEAHDEIGETQLEKLKHPPTSATSSPGGNSQYHQASPSSETVDGSGVELLTINDMPGETIKMVGIRRNPDEPLGLTVEVDEHNQLVVARIIAGGMIDRQGLLHPGDVILEVNGVPVTTPEELQGEISVAKESVTLKIGPSVEEEMKSARITMAGGQCYMRALFDYDPNEDNLLPCKEIGLSFLRGDILQIINVKDPNWWQAKHAGEDGPTGLIPSQELEERRQAYVPPEADFVHKIGICGTRISKKKRKILYKTKQNSEFDKADLMLYEEVTKMPPFKRKTLVLVGVAGVGRRTLKNRLINSDPDKFGSVLPHTSRQPRPLEESGKAYWFTDREEMEQEIRENKFLEFGEHNGNLYGTHLDSIRDVIRQGKMCVLDCSPAALKTLHNSPEFMPFVLFIAAPGMEQLKLLYSERRSASGSTRNLHFDRQSSIRFSSRRAKTLESLASLYEDDDLISAVEESALLQRKYDKYLDMVIVNEDFDDTFRQVTEALEQLSHEHQWVPVNWIY
- the LOC120900651 gene encoding MAGUK p55 subfamily member 6 isoform X5; the protein is MDSMHRYGSTKLDNAAFQHVRENLTDLNGRSEANETDLVFLQGILANPAVTQLIKIQDKLEEAPAPLHPVRVDNAPLLKEVIDRCSLSRNPHARELARIFRYPHFRALLEAHDEIGETQLEKLKHPPTSATSSPGGNSQYHQASPSSETVDGSGVELLTINDMPGETIKMVGIRRNPDEPLGLTVEVDEHNQLVVARIIAGGMIDRQGLLHPGDVILEVNGVPVTTPEELQGEISVAKESVTLKIGPSVEEEMKSARITMAGGQVKNGRNLDSGKKLTCYMRALFDYDPNEDNLLPCKEIGLSFLRGDILQIINVKDPNWWQAKHAGEDGPTGLIPSQELEERRQAYVPPEADFVHKIGICGTRISKKKRKILYKTKQNSEFDKADLMLYEEVTKMPPFKRKTLVLVGVAGVGRRTLKNRLINSDPDKFGSVLPHTSRQPRPLEESGKAYWFTDREEMEQEIRENKFLEFGEHNGNLYGTHLDSIRDVIRQGKMCVLDCSPAALKTLHNSPEFMPFVLFIAAPGMEQLKLLYSERRSASGSTRNLHFDRQSSIRFSSRRAKTLESLASLYEDDDLISAVEESALLQRKYDKYLDMVIVNEDFDDTFRQVTEALEQLSHEHQWVPVNWIY